TGGAGAAAAGGGCCGATATATGCCGGTAGATTTGAACCTCCTAAGATCGTTGAATTTTCAATACATTCTTGCTGGACATTTTCACACAAAATTCAATATTCTGAGAATTTCTAATAACTACTTCATCTATCCAGGTTCACCGGTATCAGTTACGAAAAAAGAAAGAGGCAAGAGGAAAGTCAACCTGTTAGAAATAGGTAAACAACCGCAAGAGTTGGAACTCGGCTCATTCTATTACGAAGAAATAGAAATAAACTTGAGCATTTTCGACGATGAACATCCTTTTGATAAGTTTTCAAATGTTTTGAACAGTTTGAAACTTCCTCAAAATTGTTCACCCATTTTCAAGATTACCGGGCACTTCGACGGTGCGAGATTTTCTATCAGTGAATCAGAGCTGAAAGCAAAAATCCAAAGTCTCGCGGATACGTTAGGCACAAAACCTGAGGTTGAGTTCTTAGCAAAAGACTTGGGAAAGATCAGCAACGACATGCTCTTTAAAAAAATAGTAGATAGGATAAATCAGCAAGAACTCGACGAGGAATCGAAAAAGCAGCTCATCGAACTCTTCGTTAACGCAATGATGTGAAAAGGAGGAAAATAGTATGAGGATTAAAGAATTCCATATCAAAAAATACGGACCTTTGTCGTTTACAAAACTTGTCAAGTTGAATAATTTCACGATCTTTTACGGTGAAAACGAAAGTGGCAAGACATTAACAATAGAGGCCATTCTCAAAATACTCGTTGGCAAGAAAGAGGCAAAAGATAGGATCTACGAAAATATCGAACGAGTAGAGGAATATCCCGACGGTTACCTCATCATTGAAGATGGAGAAAAATTAATTCGTGTGCAAAATGGGGAATTTCTGAAGCACTTTGAACTATCCCACGAAGAACTCAAAAATATATTCATCATCCGCAACAGCGACCTAAGCATCGAGTTTTCTCAGAAGAACAAAGAACCAGACGTGTACAGCAAAGTTTCTGAAAAACTTGTCGGTTCCCAGATATCAAAGATCCAATCCATCAAATCTAAGATTCTTGAAAACAGTATCATCACAGAATCAGGTATGTTTAAAGACCAAAAGGAAGCAAAATACAAACAGTACTTCGAAAGGATAAATAAATTGATTGAAGAGATAG
The DNA window shown above is from Fervidobacterium changbaicum and carries:
- a CDS encoding metallophosphoesterase family protein, translating into MKILHTSDLHLRTDSPERWQALQLIVDKAKQNSVDLLVISGDLFDSREDAVRSYERLRAIFSGSSFQTFILPGNHDETFYEDGLHFGDNVVVLSKEKSIYDFEDARIIAVPFKKEYSSAKETFAVLRQSNELTTSNKSNVLLFHGELLSPYYEPDDFGEKGRYMPVDLNLLRSLNFQYILAGHFHTKFNILRISNNYFIYPGSPVSVTKKERGKRKVNLLEIGKQPQELELGSFYYEEIEINLSIFDDEHPFDKFSNVLNSLKLPQNCSPIFKITGHFDGARFSISESELKAKIQSLADTLGTKPEVEFLAKDLGKISNDMLFKKIVDRINQQELDEESKKQLIELFVNAMM